A window of the Streptococcus sp. 116-D4 genome harbors these coding sequences:
- the infA gene encoding translation initiation factor IF-1 yields the protein MAKDDVIEVEGKVVDTMPNAMFTVELENGHQILATVSGKIRKNYIRILAGDRVTVEMSPYDLTRGRITYRFK from the coding sequence GTGGCAAAAGACGATGTGATTGAAGTTGAAGGCAAAGTAGTTGATACAATGCCGAATGCAATGTTTACGGTTGAACTTGAAAATGGACATCAGATTTTAGCAACAGTTTCTGGTAAAATTCGTAAAAACTATATTCGTATTTTAGCGGGAGATCGTGTTACTGTCGAAATGAGTCCATATGACTTGACACGTGGACGTATCACTTACCGCTTTAAATAA